The following are encoded together in the Bubalus kerabau isolate K-KA32 ecotype Philippines breed swamp buffalo chromosome 3, PCC_UOA_SB_1v2, whole genome shotgun sequence genome:
- the SLC35B3 gene encoding adenosine 3'-phospho 5'-phosphosulfate transporter 2 isoform X2, with protein sequence MRAPGEEAAAVAAAEAEVASAGVGEEETQEDLAQQAEGGLNKGEETNKDNFGSTECGKTRTMDLKFNSSRKYISITVPSKTQAMSPHIKSIDDIVVLGINLSRFNKLTQFFICVAGVFVFYLIYGYLQELIFSVEGFKPYGWYLTLVQFAFYSIFGLIELQLIQDKRRRIPGKTYMIIAFLTVGTMGLSNTSLGYLNYPTQVIFKCCKLIPVMLGGVFIQGKRYNVADVSAALCMSLGLIWFTLADSTVAPNFNLTGVVLISLALCADAVIGNVQEKVMKLHNASNSEMVLYSYSIGFVYILLGLTCTSGLGPAVTFCSKDPIRTYGYAFLFSLTGYFGISFVLALIKIFGALLAVTVTTGRKAMTIVLSFIFFAKPFTFQAIKRALPGTPWTDNVNMKDSECLQSVESFTGDGPWCGTECIITTYQRD encoded by the exons ATGCGAGCGCCTGGCGAGGAGGCGGCGGCAGTGGCGGCGGCTGAGGCTGAGGTGGCAAGTGCCGGAGTGGGCGAGGAGGAGACGCAGGAG GACTTGGCTCAGCAGGCAGAAGGAGGCCTGAACAAAGGAGAGGAAACCAACAAAGATAACTTTGGTAGCACTGAATGCGGCAAAACAAGAACAATGGATCTCAAGTTCAACAGCTCCAGGAAATACATTTCTATCACTGTCCCATCCAAAACCCAGGCAATGTCACCACACATCAAGTCTATAGATGACATTGTCGTGCTTGGCATAAATCTCAGCAGATTCAACAAACTGACTCAGTTTTTTATATGCGTTGCTGGAGTTTTTGTATTTTACCTAATTTATGGATATTTACag GAATTAATATTTTCAGTGGAGGGTTTTAAGCCCTATGGCTGGTATCTTACTTTAGTGCAGTTTGCATTTTACTCCATATTTGGCCTCATAGAACTTCAGCTAATTCAGGACAAAAGGAGGAG AATACCAGGAAAAACCTACATGATAATAGCTTTTCTAACTGTGGGTACTATGGGGTTATCAAACACTTCCTTGGGCTACCTGAATTATCCTACCCAAGTCATCTTCAAGTGCTGCAAATTGATTCCTGTTATGCTAGGAGGAGTTTTTATTCAAG GAAAGCGTTATAATGTTGCAGACGTGTCTGCTGCCTTATGTATGAGCCTCGGCCTGATATGGTTTACCCTAGCCGACAGCACGGTTGCACCAAATTTCAACCTGACAG GTGTGGTCCTCATTTCGCTGGCCCTGTGTGCAGATGCTGTCATTGGGAATGTCCAAGAGAAAGTTATGAAGCTGCATAATGCTTCTAATTCAGAAATG gtTTTGTATTCGTATTCAATCGGTTTTGTGTACATTTtattgggattgacatgcacTAGTGGATTAGGCCCTGCAGTAACATTTTGTTCAAAG GATCCAATTCGGACCTATGGTtatgctttccttttttccctcactGGGTATTTTGGAATCTCTTTTGTTCTGGCTTTGATTAAAATTTTTGGTGCACTTCTTGCTGTAACAG TGACAACAgggagaaaagcaatgaccatTGTTCTTTCGTTTATATTCTTTGCCAAACCATTCACATTCCA AGCAATCAAGAGGGCCTTGCCCGGCACGCCTTGGACTGACAACGTCAACATGAAGGACTCGGAATGCTTGCAGTCTGTTGAGAGCTTCACTGGAGATGGACCATGGTGCGGGACTGAGTGTATCATTACGACATATCAGAGAGATTGA
- the SLC35B3 gene encoding adenosine 3'-phospho 5'-phosphosulfate transporter 2 isoform X1: protein MRAPGEEAAAVAAAEAEVASAGVGEEETQEDLAQQAEGGLNKGEETNKDNFGSTECGKTRTMDLKFNSSRKYISITVPSKTQAMSPHIKSIDDIVVLGINLSRFNKLTQFFICVAGVFVFYLIYGYLQELIFSVEGFKPYGWYLTLVQFAFYSIFGLIELQLIQDKRRRIPGKTYMIIAFLTVGTMGLSNTSLGYLNYPTQVIFKCCKLIPVMLGGVFIQGKRYNVADVSAALCMSLGLIWFTLADSTVAPNFNLTGVVLISLALCADAVIGNVQEKVMKLHNASNSEMVLYSYSIGFVYILLGLTCTSGLGPAVTFCSKDPIRTYGYAFLFSLTGYFGISFVLALIKIFGALLAVTVTTGRKAMTIVLSFIFFAKPFTFQYVWSGFLVVLGIFLNVYSKNMDKIRLPSPYDLINKVVDLRKSRTLAQTV from the exons ATGCGAGCGCCTGGCGAGGAGGCGGCGGCAGTGGCGGCGGCTGAGGCTGAGGTGGCAAGTGCCGGAGTGGGCGAGGAGGAGACGCAGGAG GACTTGGCTCAGCAGGCAGAAGGAGGCCTGAACAAAGGAGAGGAAACCAACAAAGATAACTTTGGTAGCACTGAATGCGGCAAAACAAGAACAATGGATCTCAAGTTCAACAGCTCCAGGAAATACATTTCTATCACTGTCCCATCCAAAACCCAGGCAATGTCACCACACATCAAGTCTATAGATGACATTGTCGTGCTTGGCATAAATCTCAGCAGATTCAACAAACTGACTCAGTTTTTTATATGCGTTGCTGGAGTTTTTGTATTTTACCTAATTTATGGATATTTACag GAATTAATATTTTCAGTGGAGGGTTTTAAGCCCTATGGCTGGTATCTTACTTTAGTGCAGTTTGCATTTTACTCCATATTTGGCCTCATAGAACTTCAGCTAATTCAGGACAAAAGGAGGAG AATACCAGGAAAAACCTACATGATAATAGCTTTTCTAACTGTGGGTACTATGGGGTTATCAAACACTTCCTTGGGCTACCTGAATTATCCTACCCAAGTCATCTTCAAGTGCTGCAAATTGATTCCTGTTATGCTAGGAGGAGTTTTTATTCAAG GAAAGCGTTATAATGTTGCAGACGTGTCTGCTGCCTTATGTATGAGCCTCGGCCTGATATGGTTTACCCTAGCCGACAGCACGGTTGCACCAAATTTCAACCTGACAG GTGTGGTCCTCATTTCGCTGGCCCTGTGTGCAGATGCTGTCATTGGGAATGTCCAAGAGAAAGTTATGAAGCTGCATAATGCTTCTAATTCAGAAATG gtTTTGTATTCGTATTCAATCGGTTTTGTGTACATTTtattgggattgacatgcacTAGTGGATTAGGCCCTGCAGTAACATTTTGTTCAAAG GATCCAATTCGGACCTATGGTtatgctttccttttttccctcactGGGTATTTTGGAATCTCTTTTGTTCTGGCTTTGATTAAAATTTTTGGTGCACTTCTTGCTGTAACAG TGACAACAgggagaaaagcaatgaccatTGTTCTTTCGTTTATATTCTTTGCCAAACCATTCACATTCCA aTATGTGTGGTCTGGTTTCTTAGTCGTCCTTGGTATATTTCTCAATGTTTACAGCAAAAATATGGATAAAATAAGACTGCCATCACCATATGATCTGATAAACAAAGTGGTGGACCTAAGGAAGTCAAGGACGTTGGCACAAACTGTGTAG
- the SLC35B3 gene encoding adenosine 3'-phospho 5'-phosphosulfate transporter 2 isoform X4, which yields MDLKFNSSRKYISITVPSKTQAMSPHIKSIDDIVVLGINLSRFNKLTQFFICVAGVFVFYLIYGYLQELIFSVEGFKPYGWYLTLVQFAFYSIFGLIELQLIQDKRRRIPGKTYMIIAFLTVGTMGLSNTSLGYLNYPTQVIFKCCKLIPVMLGGVFIQGKRYNVADVSAALCMSLGLIWFTLADSTVAPNFNLTGVVLISLALCADAVIGNVQEKVMKLHNASNSEMVLYSYSIGFVYILLGLTCTSGLGPAVTFCSKDPIRTYGYAFLFSLTGYFGISFVLALIKIFGALLAVTVTTGRKAMTIVLSFIFFAKPFTFQYVWSGFLVVLGIFLNVYSKNMDKIRLPSPYDLINKVVDLRKSRTLAQTV from the exons ATGGATCTCAAGTTCAACAGCTCCAGGAAATACATTTCTATCACTGTCCCATCCAAAACCCAGGCAATGTCACCACACATCAAGTCTATAGATGACATTGTCGTGCTTGGCATAAATCTCAGCAGATTCAACAAACTGACTCAGTTTTTTATATGCGTTGCTGGAGTTTTTGTATTTTACCTAATTTATGGATATTTACag GAATTAATATTTTCAGTGGAGGGTTTTAAGCCCTATGGCTGGTATCTTACTTTAGTGCAGTTTGCATTTTACTCCATATTTGGCCTCATAGAACTTCAGCTAATTCAGGACAAAAGGAGGAG AATACCAGGAAAAACCTACATGATAATAGCTTTTCTAACTGTGGGTACTATGGGGTTATCAAACACTTCCTTGGGCTACCTGAATTATCCTACCCAAGTCATCTTCAAGTGCTGCAAATTGATTCCTGTTATGCTAGGAGGAGTTTTTATTCAAG GAAAGCGTTATAATGTTGCAGACGTGTCTGCTGCCTTATGTATGAGCCTCGGCCTGATATGGTTTACCCTAGCCGACAGCACGGTTGCACCAAATTTCAACCTGACAG GTGTGGTCCTCATTTCGCTGGCCCTGTGTGCAGATGCTGTCATTGGGAATGTCCAAGAGAAAGTTATGAAGCTGCATAATGCTTCTAATTCAGAAATG gtTTTGTATTCGTATTCAATCGGTTTTGTGTACATTTtattgggattgacatgcacTAGTGGATTAGGCCCTGCAGTAACATTTTGTTCAAAG GATCCAATTCGGACCTATGGTtatgctttccttttttccctcactGGGTATTTTGGAATCTCTTTTGTTCTGGCTTTGATTAAAATTTTTGGTGCACTTCTTGCTGTAACAG TGACAACAgggagaaaagcaatgaccatTGTTCTTTCGTTTATATTCTTTGCCAAACCATTCACATTCCA aTATGTGTGGTCTGGTTTCTTAGTCGTCCTTGGTATATTTCTCAATGTTTACAGCAAAAATATGGATAAAATAAGACTGCCATCACCATATGATCTGATAAACAAAGTGGTGGACCTAAGGAAGTCAAGGACGTTGGCACAAACTGTGTAG
- the SLC35B3 gene encoding adenosine 3'-phospho 5'-phosphosulfate transporter 2 isoform X5, with the protein MRAPGEEAAAVAAAEAEVASAGVGEEETQEDLAQQAEGGLNKGEETNKDNFGSTECGKTRTMDLKFNSSRKYISITVPSKTQAMSPHIKSIDDIVVLGINLSRFNKLTQFFICVAGVFVFYLIYGYLQELIFSVEGFKPYGWYLTLVQFAFYSIFGLIELQLIQDKRRRIPGKTYMIIAFLTVGTMGLSNTSLGYLNYPTQVIFKCCKLIPVMLGGVFIQGKRYNVADVSAALCMSLGLIWFTLADSTVAPNFNLTGVVLISLALCADAVIGNVQEKVMKLHNASNSEMVLYSYSIGFVYILLGLTCTSGLGPAVTFCSKDPIRTYGYAFLFSLTGYFGISFVLALIKIFGALLAVTDMCGLVS; encoded by the exons ATGCGAGCGCCTGGCGAGGAGGCGGCGGCAGTGGCGGCGGCTGAGGCTGAGGTGGCAAGTGCCGGAGTGGGCGAGGAGGAGACGCAGGAG GACTTGGCTCAGCAGGCAGAAGGAGGCCTGAACAAAGGAGAGGAAACCAACAAAGATAACTTTGGTAGCACTGAATGCGGCAAAACAAGAACAATGGATCTCAAGTTCAACAGCTCCAGGAAATACATTTCTATCACTGTCCCATCCAAAACCCAGGCAATGTCACCACACATCAAGTCTATAGATGACATTGTCGTGCTTGGCATAAATCTCAGCAGATTCAACAAACTGACTCAGTTTTTTATATGCGTTGCTGGAGTTTTTGTATTTTACCTAATTTATGGATATTTACag GAATTAATATTTTCAGTGGAGGGTTTTAAGCCCTATGGCTGGTATCTTACTTTAGTGCAGTTTGCATTTTACTCCATATTTGGCCTCATAGAACTTCAGCTAATTCAGGACAAAAGGAGGAG AATACCAGGAAAAACCTACATGATAATAGCTTTTCTAACTGTGGGTACTATGGGGTTATCAAACACTTCCTTGGGCTACCTGAATTATCCTACCCAAGTCATCTTCAAGTGCTGCAAATTGATTCCTGTTATGCTAGGAGGAGTTTTTATTCAAG GAAAGCGTTATAATGTTGCAGACGTGTCTGCTGCCTTATGTATGAGCCTCGGCCTGATATGGTTTACCCTAGCCGACAGCACGGTTGCACCAAATTTCAACCTGACAG GTGTGGTCCTCATTTCGCTGGCCCTGTGTGCAGATGCTGTCATTGGGAATGTCCAAGAGAAAGTTATGAAGCTGCATAATGCTTCTAATTCAGAAATG gtTTTGTATTCGTATTCAATCGGTTTTGTGTACATTTtattgggattgacatgcacTAGTGGATTAGGCCCTGCAGTAACATTTTGTTCAAAG GATCCAATTCGGACCTATGGTtatgctttccttttttccctcactGGGTATTTTGGAATCTCTTTTGTTCTGGCTTTGATTAAAATTTTTGGTGCACTTCTTGCTGTAACAG aTATGTGTGGTCTGGTTTCTTAG
- the SLC35B3 gene encoding adenosine 3'-phospho 5'-phosphosulfate transporter 2 isoform X3: MRAPGEEAAAVAAAEAEVASAGVGEEETQEDLAQQAEGGLNKGEETNKDNFGSTECGKTRTMDLKFNSSRKYISITVPSKTQAMSPHIKSIDDIVVLGINLSRFNKLTQFFICVAGVFVFYLIYGYLQELIFSVEGFKPYGWYLTLVQFAFYSIFGLIELQLIQDKRRRIPGKTYMIIAFLTVGTMGLSNTSLGYLNYPTQVIFKCCKLIPVMLGGVFIQGKRYNVADVSAALCMSLGLIWFTLADSTVAPNFNLTGVVLISLALCADAVIGNVQEKVMKLHNASNSEMVLYSYSIGFVYILLGLTCTSGLGPAVTFCSKDPIRTYGYAFLFSLTGYFGISFVLALIKIFGALLAVTVTTGRKAMTIVLSFIFFAKPFTFQYLHLQAQPTAGQKYSRKKKFQKVEKDMCGLVS; this comes from the exons ATGCGAGCGCCTGGCGAGGAGGCGGCGGCAGTGGCGGCGGCTGAGGCTGAGGTGGCAAGTGCCGGAGTGGGCGAGGAGGAGACGCAGGAG GACTTGGCTCAGCAGGCAGAAGGAGGCCTGAACAAAGGAGAGGAAACCAACAAAGATAACTTTGGTAGCACTGAATGCGGCAAAACAAGAACAATGGATCTCAAGTTCAACAGCTCCAGGAAATACATTTCTATCACTGTCCCATCCAAAACCCAGGCAATGTCACCACACATCAAGTCTATAGATGACATTGTCGTGCTTGGCATAAATCTCAGCAGATTCAACAAACTGACTCAGTTTTTTATATGCGTTGCTGGAGTTTTTGTATTTTACCTAATTTATGGATATTTACag GAATTAATATTTTCAGTGGAGGGTTTTAAGCCCTATGGCTGGTATCTTACTTTAGTGCAGTTTGCATTTTACTCCATATTTGGCCTCATAGAACTTCAGCTAATTCAGGACAAAAGGAGGAG AATACCAGGAAAAACCTACATGATAATAGCTTTTCTAACTGTGGGTACTATGGGGTTATCAAACACTTCCTTGGGCTACCTGAATTATCCTACCCAAGTCATCTTCAAGTGCTGCAAATTGATTCCTGTTATGCTAGGAGGAGTTTTTATTCAAG GAAAGCGTTATAATGTTGCAGACGTGTCTGCTGCCTTATGTATGAGCCTCGGCCTGATATGGTTTACCCTAGCCGACAGCACGGTTGCACCAAATTTCAACCTGACAG GTGTGGTCCTCATTTCGCTGGCCCTGTGTGCAGATGCTGTCATTGGGAATGTCCAAGAGAAAGTTATGAAGCTGCATAATGCTTCTAATTCAGAAATG gtTTTGTATTCGTATTCAATCGGTTTTGTGTACATTTtattgggattgacatgcacTAGTGGATTAGGCCCTGCAGTAACATTTTGTTCAAAG GATCCAATTCGGACCTATGGTtatgctttccttttttccctcactGGGTATTTTGGAATCTCTTTTGTTCTGGCTTTGATTAAAATTTTTGGTGCACTTCTTGCTGTAACAG TGACAACAgggagaaaagcaatgaccatTGTTCTTTCGTTTATATTCTTTGCCAAACCATTCACATTCCA GTATCTGCATCTGCAGGCTCAACCGACGGCAGGgcaaaaatattcaagaaaaaagaaattccagaaagttgAAAAAG aTATGTGTGGTCTGGTTTCTTAG